ataatttttttatatttcttagatgtgatatagtttttttaattttcaaatgatggtaaattttaaaatgtcacatcatTACATCTGAACGAATTTAAGTTTAagggtcaaaattaaaaaaagataaaacttttgttaaattcataaaattgttgaattactcaaaaaaaaaaagtaaataataataaataattattttgaacaatgttccaaaatctaaaatgaaaatataaaaaaggtgtAAAACCCCCCATCAAAATCACTACTGGCCTTATACTGATGACAAAAACCAGCTGATCACTCCTTGTTCTTAGGCTTCTTCACAATCATTACAGAACAATGAGCATGGTGAGCACAGTAATCACTTACGCTTCCCAAAACAGCCCTGCATGTTCCATTTTcagacaaattttaaaaaatctaatctATTTGTTCacgttttaaaaataaagataaaaatttacCTCTTCACAATGCCATAACCATGGCTTCCTAGTACCAGAATAGTTGCATGGTGCTTGTCAACAGCTTCACATAACACATCCCTTGGATCACCTTCCATTACTTCCACATTCACTTCATTCacctttaaatatatacatatatattataattgttttagtgtatttaataaaaaaggaaaacattttatatgatatagaaaagaaatttactGATTTTTTCTTGCATAATTCCTTGACTTTCTCTGTGATCCTTCCGGCTGCCTTCTTTAAATCGATCTCCATCATGGGTATAATCTCCGCAGTTGCTGCGTTTATAGAGTTTCATTTAAACCGCAAGGAGAttccaaccttttttttttttcttaatccGGGAATACACGTGGAATTAGAcggtgaaagtattatggagggGCTGGGTTTAAAgagtaaacttttttttattaataaaaaattgatttatgcaCATGAGTATGAGGTACGTGGCATAAAGTTATTTCTTTAgtaatactaacttttaatagtaaaaataaattgaaacttTTAACAGAGAAAATAGAttactttttaatctaatatatagagattaatttattaatttttgagtaaatgaaa
The window above is part of the Gossypium raimondii isolate GPD5lz chromosome 9, ASM2569854v1, whole genome shotgun sequence genome. Proteins encoded here:
- the LOC105797996 gene encoding universal stress protein PHOS34, whose amino-acid sequence is MSMKQIMVIAVDDSAPSMYALEWTLDHFFTPFGSLQPFQLIAVHARPVPISVIQLAGPATAEIIPMMEIDLKKAAGRITEKVKELCKKKSVNEVNVEVMEGDPRDVLCEAVDKHHATILVLGSHGYGIVKRAVLGSVSDYCAHHAHCSVMIVKKPKNKE